The genomic window GAGAGCGGCGCGAGTCCGCGTCCGGTGGGTGTCGTGACGGATCGAGACATCATCGTGCGCGCCGTGGCGCGCGGCATGAACCCGCTCGGCATGACCGCTCGCGACGTGATGACGAGCCCCGCGGTGACGGTCACGCCCGACACCAAGCTCGAAGACTTCGCCGGAGCGCTGGCCCAGAAGCGCGTGCGTCGCATGCCGGTGGTGGACGACGCCGGTTCATGCACCGGAATGGCCTCGCAGGCCGACATCGCCCAGCACGCGCCCGAGAAGCTCACGGCC from Candidatus Eisenbacteria bacterium includes these protein-coding regions:
- a CDS encoding CBS domain-containing protein gives rise to the protein MKVKDIMTSNPAVCTPDTMLPEVARMMVDRDCGQIPVIESGASPRPVGVVTDRDIIVRAVARGMNPLGMTARDVMTSPAVTVTPDTKLEDFAGALAQKRVRRMPVVDDAGSCTGMASQADIAQHAPEKLTAKVVRTVSEPI